Part of the Sorghum bicolor cultivar BTx623 chromosome 1, Sorghum_bicolor_NCBIv3, whole genome shotgun sequence genome, ACCCAACGCCAACGGAGATCCAGTCCTGCCTCTTCGTGAAGAATCATCACCAGTCGCGATGGATAGAGGCCCAAACGAATTCTACACGGCCCGGCCGTATAGCTAGCGGAGGCTAGTCTAGCCCGAGTCGATTGCAGCGCTGAGGTGGTGTTGTCTGATGGGTTGGAGTGGAGGCCGATGGGCTGCTTTCTCTTTCTTTTGGGCTGGGCTTTATTTTGTTGTTGAATTGTTTCAAAGTGTTAACTAGTGCTAGTCGTCGAGACctgagttcttttttttttaggaaaaaaaagGGAATTTTATTACATACCCGACAAGAGAAGACAGAACAAAGTTGAATCCTCATCTCACTCAAAGCAAAGCCAAAGTCAGACACCGTACTGGTTAGGATCCGAGTTACATGTACTTGTTTGGGTCAGCTGAGAATCCTGTAAATTTTGGTAAATTCTATCCAAATTCACTGTTACCAGGAGATTGAACTGATGATTAGTGGAGTTAACCCGGTGATGACTCTAGCTAGTGCTATTCTTCACACCCTAGTGCTAATGACAGTTACTTCGTTGGGTGTTGAGAAGGAAGAAGGTAACGGAGTacaaaattttgttgacaagtaCAACAGATTGGCAGATTGTCGACCCAGGTTCCGGTTCCAAAGCTAGCTAAACGTTTGGGTACGAACTACCAAGGAGATTAGGAGAAGGTGCTGACCTTCTGCAATGGTGGCGCCGCGCGCTGATGGGAGGGACCAAGGAGACAGCCGATCGACCGGCGTACTACGGCGTGGCCGCGTAGGAACGGGCGAGCTCTCGCCGGTGACGTGTGGAACAGCGGAGAGAAGTTGCAGAGCCGAGGCACCGCTACGGTACCACCAGCATGTCCGCCCATGCTGCTTGTTGCTGATTCGTCGTCGGCCATAACGTCCGCAAACACTCTGGCCATGAAATTTGGTACGCATATACTATACTGCAACAAAAATACTTGTGGCGTGCGTGTGTTTGGCAGAGCTGAGCCCCGGCCAGATGGATCGACTCGTCAGGGACGATCGGAAGCAACGCCAAACCATGGCCCGCTCATAAAAAATCCCGCCCTATCGTACTACGTAGGAGGAGGAGACCGCGTCCGGGGTCCGGACTCCGGACACGCGCGCTGGAGTCCTGTAGAGTGGAGACCGCACCGGCGATCCACGCACGCAAAAAAGATTCTGCCACGGTCCCGGCGGCTCCCGGCTCCCGTCCCGCACTCCCGCGCTAGCTAGGCGCTACGCGCCAGGGACCCGTCAGCCTCGGCACGGAGCGTATATGCAGGGAACAGCTGCGCGCCAAGCGCAAGGCGACGCATCGCAAAAGCTGGCCCGCCCCCGGACCCGGAGGCGTGCAGCGCGGGTCGCCGTCGCCCCGATGGGTGCCCGTCGCGCAGCACGGCTCACGCGTCTCAGCGCACGCCATTCCCGTCCAAACGATGCACACCCGGGGCCGTTAGCTTCTTCGTCGCCAGACCACATGATGAGTCCCCCCTCTCGCTCCCTGTAGGCTCTAGTGTAATGCATGGTACTACTGCTGCGTACGTGCGGCGTGTAGCGGGTACCGCCCGTCCTCTCGATCGGTCCCGGCCCCCGGAAGCAGATCATCCATCGTCGCTGCGCCTGCGCGGGTTGGATCGGAGGGGACACCGGACACTCGCTAGTCGCTGCCGAATGCACGCATGATTGCGCCCTGCCCACGGAGGTGATGATGCCTGACTCGTCGAGTGACGGTGCGATTCCTTGCTCTGCTCGGCCGGGAGATATATGCATGCCTCATCAGCGTCACCTTTTCCTGTGGAACAACAGCACGCTGTGCTTGGATATGGACATGCAGGTCGGCAGGGGATTTTCCTCCAGGCAAGCAACAAAGCCACACGGGGAATTTGTATCAATTTCGAGGCGAAGCATATTTTCTTGGAAGAAATTTGTGTGGTTGGCTGTCTCCGAGATTGATTAATTAAATAATGGGCATAACATAAGGGTCGTGGAGGTAGGTGTGTCCCGGTGACACGGGCGGGGGGACACCCCTTGCTCTGCCTCTGCATGCGTCGACGAACTAGTCTGTGACTCTGAAAACGAAGTGGGCCTGTTGGACACAGGGCAACAGCATGATGAGCGCAGTGGTACTGTTACGCTTACGCATCACCGATGGCCATCTCATCTGTATCGTCGTTTGGTTTATGCACCAAGATAAGGCTCAACATATCTTATAAACCGTATTTTTTCTGCCAGCCAACAATGTTTTTCACAATACTTTCAGACTTTATGTGTCTCCGGCTTCGTTTCATCCTCATCTTTGTCCTTGCCCCGCCGTTTGCCGCCGTCCTCCCTTAATCGCAAGGACAACGAGCTTCGCCGATGTCATCCTCATTCCAGTCTCCGCCTcggcttccaccactggtggcaCCTAGTGGCTCCCGCCACCTCGCCATGCCACCCACCTTTGGCCCTTGCTCTCCCCTAATCACATGGACGGTGAGCTCCATCAACGTCATCCTTGCCCTATCCCCAGCTTCCCCCACCTATGGCCAGCGGCTCCTGCCGCCTCGCTGCGCCTTCCGCTTTCCGCCCTACCCCTTGACCTCACCCTCCCCTAATCATAGGGTAGCTCGCTGACAAGCTCTGCCACGTCGCCGTCTCACCCGCCTCTACTGCTGTGCCATGGCCGCTGCCCCAAAAATCGGTGGGGAATAGATCATAACAACAAAGAGGTCCTCGTCTCTGATACTAGCGGCAGGGTAGTGTGGGAAGGAGGGCGGTAGCGTGGACTGTCCACACTTCACGCAATGGTCCCACAGTAGATTTTGCGTTGGTTTATCACTCTCATAACCCTCAAGTAAATAAAAACTCATGTGTGAGGTTGTGACTTCTAAGGCATATTTTCCCCAAGGAAACTTTAGCAATGCATGGGATCCTATATGAGATCAGTAATGGCAAAGGAGTGACGCACCCATGCATATACATACACCCAATCGGGTGTTGCTTTGTAATATTCGTACGGTGCCATAGAAATGACGCATTATTTCATCCGAGAATTTCATTTCATGATCACCCCCACAGTACAACTAGTCTTGTTGTTTCAGGTAGTTTCGTTTCAATCAATCAACCAGGGTGGTACGATCAATGATAATGTCGATGAAACTAACGACCTGTGTTGagcatcttaggccttgtttagtttctaaaattttttaagattctctatcacattaaatcttgcggcatatgtatggagcattaaatatagataaaaatgatAACTAAtaacatagtttacctgtaatttacgatacgaatcttttaagcctagttagtccatgattagataataattgtcaaataaaaacgaaagtgctacagtagccaaattaaaaaaatttcgtgaactaaacaaggccgtatcaTCAGGACTTATTAAACCCGATCGCCTTGGGTTTGCTGTGTGCAACACATGCTACGCACGCAATCACCAGGACATCAACACGGGCTTCAACACACTGACCATGCACAGAGAATCGTTTGCGCTAGCTAGCTTGATCTGACTCTAtggatcaaatgcaatatcaaatCTGATTTATCCTCTATTACCTACCTAGCTAAGCTTAAGCTAGCTAGGTACACAAGCTAGTGAAGCGACTGAGCTGAGACACCAGCCACATGTATATATAAATTATATGATTGAATTTGGACACCTACGTGAGATTCGATCAGTCAATATAATCAACCCGGTCATCGATTACGACCTTGACAATTGTATTTTGTGTGGTTATATATGTTATACAAATAAAAAGGAATACCGATGGACGATGCATGGAGCCACCAGCAGCCACGACAAGATATATAATTGAGATGCATGGATCAGCAAGTTATGACATGACACGTCCCTTTCTGACAAACAGTGACGCAAACCTTCATTTGACAACGAAAAGGAGCAAGCCTGCCTAAACatccacacatgcacacacatgTACGCCCGTGCCCACACGGCCAGAGCGCACGTAGTACAGGTTATTAGTGCTCTGGTAAAGTTAAACCAGCTAGTTTTGCAGTAGGAAACCGTAAGGGGTTGCTTTGATATGCTTACAGGTAGCACTGGCCAGAGATCATGCATAGTCTGTAGTGTTTGTTTTTTCCCATCTGGCTGTCTGGCATAACGTACATATGATGATTTGGGCCTACGACTCTTGCATGCATACTTGACCTCATTTTTAAAACACCGTACCATACATAGAATATATAATCAGGTTAAAGTGGTAAACCTACTCACCGAAAAGCCTCAACTTGCTCCAACAGTACAGTCGTCCAACTGTTCCGAGTAAAAAACAGAATCCATGAATCAGAGGCGGTAATGTTGTTTAAGCCAACCTTAACGCTTCATCTGGCTGGTCGATTGGTTGAAGCACTAACCCATGCTTCACCCGGACACTAGAAACCCCTGCAACCAAACAACAGAAAGCATCAAAGTGACTCTCAACCCCTACACGCCCCACCAAAACCCCCCGGGGTTAAACAAAGAACCGGAGTTGGAACGGTTCACCGCCTAGGGGTGCTCCTGTCCCAATCCATGACATCAAACAAGGCAAAGATAAACATTGAGGAACAAGGAGGGCTCGGACAAGGAGAGCCAGCAACCCCTTGAAAATTAAAAGAAAAGGTTTTCAAGGCCCCCACTGGCTTCCATGGCAAGAGTTAGATGACAAAGACCATCGCAAAATCCTATATGGCCATATTCCCATCCACGATCTCGCGCCAAGCGCTAGCCTCCACGCTGGTTTGTACTACCTCCCCGCCCTTACGCAGCCACCTTTTAAAAGTGGCGCCTCAGCCTTCACATCCAATCACCAAACCCCCTACTACACTGCACACCACTCCCGGCCTCCACCCTACCCCGCGAGGCCATTTCCCGCTTGGACTTTCCATGCCTCACCCTGATTCCCTTTCCTTCTCCACTGCAAATTGCTATGCCAATAAAGTGGCCCTGGATTGGATCCATTGGAGTTGGCACAGAAACACATGCAATCAGTGTGTGAGTGCGTAAGTGCAACAAGAGGACACCACGCCCTTCCCCCTTATATATACCCCCATCTCAGCTCAGATCACCCACACGCACTTCCTCGATCAGCCCTGCTTCGCGGTTACCTCTTACCTGCTTGCtagctccaaacagatagaTCGACACACCAACATACAACCCCCGGCTGGCCCTTCACATCAGTCTACCCAACAGGCTCAGGCAGGTGAAGAAGCTGCTAATAGCTAAGCTAGCCCCCCTGCTACTAGTAGTGTGCCTTGCACCAAACACTTGCTAACCTCTCCAGTCTCCAATGAGAAGGCACGGCGGCAGCGAGGCCTCCCCTTCCATCATCCACACGTCTTCCATAGCTCTCCTCCAAGAGAGGTTCAGAAACCTGCAGAAGGTGAAGGAGATGAGAGAAGGAAGGGCGTTGCAGAGGGTGCACACTACTGATACCGACCGCACCGGTTCGTCGTCGTCCCTGTCGTCGGCTCTCAGCCTTGGTCTCCAAGCCGCCAACAGCAACGAGCAGCCGAGGTGGTTCTTGCACCCGGACTTGATCCGTCCGTCTAGGCCGCTGCGCGGACCTGCGTACTACCATGGGCTTGGCGCCAACGGTGTCCAGACGTCGCCGCCACCGGCGAGCTCATGGGGAGGAATGCAGAATTCAGGCTATAGGGCTGATGTAGATGTCGATACCTCGCTTCATCTGTAATCTGCTATAAGCACGTATGGCCTTGCTGTTCTTTCGTTATTTTGTATGGCATGTCAGTTCCGGTCTTATTTGCAGTACTTCTGTCGGCCTTGTAACTTCTTGGGTATTTTGCTATATATGAGGCTTCCTAGATATATATCTGCATCATATCTGAAAGGTATTTAGCACTTAATTAATTAACtaacagacatacacgaagtaCAGAGAAAAGGATATTGGTACTGCGTGGTATACTAATAAAGAAGTACAGTGAGCAAAAGTGAAATTAACATCGAAGGTACATCCAGTACTTTGAAGGCTACACTATACGTCTATACCTTTCGACAATAATGCTAACAAGATGTCGCATACTAAAAGTTGTTCAGTCAACCACGAAAAAGTACTGTAGTAGAAGTACTGCATTTTTTATGGGAACATGATTATTGCAAATTTTGCAATCATACACGATAGCATTGTGCAGTGATTAAATATAATTGTAATTCCAAACGTAATAATCATGTAATTAGGCAAACAAGTTCTGGCTTAAAATATGCTTAGACGCATGCTTAACTAGGTAAATACATGTGCCAAGAGGAAACATCACATGGGCTTACTAGAACTGACATGCCACTTTAAGAATGTACTGCCTCTTCATCAGAAACTGAAGTAGATCACGGACAGTACGTGAGTCACCAGTTCGGTGCTGTCCAATGTCCGCTCTATTTAAGAGGGTGTGCCCACATCAGCAATACGTGCTGAACAATGAAAAAGATCAAAGGTTTAATGCAACGTGATCAGGAAAGACAGGTCACGGATAGTGCATGAGCCGCCAGTTCTACTGGCCACGTATTTGATATTGTGTGCCCACTGCAAGCTGCCACATGTACGGTAACACAAAGTTCATCAACAATTTAATAAAGCAATGCAATGCATCCTACGTACGACCATTATTTGAGAGCACAGAGTCCTCAAATCAAGTAGTAGCTCTTCTCATCTTTTTTTGTGTCCTTTTGCAGACTTGATTGACCGAAAGAAAATTCAATTGATAGCTAGGCTCCAGATTCCAGAACAGCACTATGCGTCGTGTGCCTTCAGGGGCAATAGCCGCTAGTGGAAGCATTTATTAAAAGAAAACTAAGTTATAGAACACCGAAACCCTTTCTCCTAGCAAGTTGTTTCATTTAAATTTTGAGCCTCCTCACAAAGCATATGGGAAGTTCCATTCCATGGCATACTTGTAAAAAGAAAAGTTCTTGTTCAAATTATTCCTCTTCCTTGTCTGCCCCCTTTCCAAGAATGCAATGCATGCAGATGCAGTAAACTTTGTAAAAATTATGCCACAAATGTGCATGAAAGCACTTTTATCTGTCATAGTAGATCTTATTACATATTTTTATTAACTTTATTAAAATATACTATCCTGGTCTTAAAATAGAAGTCATAATTTGACTAAGGTGGTTTTCAAGATCATACTTTGGCCACTAATTTctcttataatatataatacaaTTTTTATATATTAGAAATTTATTTCTAAATATGAAATGTAATGTAACCGCTTTTGTACTATAGACTTTTCATATAATTAGGCTAGATAATAAAACTTATTAAATTTTGAAATATATGTATGCCTTGTTCTTCGGGGCCGAGGGAGTAACCGTTTGGATCCCAAGACTAAAATTAGCCTATCTTATGACAATAGGTTTTAAACATGGGCTAATGTTTTAACCACCAATTAGCTCTATTAGCTATTATTAGCCAAAAAATAGCCCATGTTTAGTCATTCTCTTTTGGCATACAAAAATAGAGGCTAACTGTTAGCCCCTTGTATCAAACAGGCCCTAGCAAATGATATGAATGAATGAAGTTCATTAAAGACAATGACATGCTAAAAGACAATTAAAAGTGAACAAAGCTACAATGATACGCTAAAAGGCAAGTAAAAGAACAGATATAGGTACCTCCATTTACCCCAGGTACATATCTTGAGAAGCTGAGATTAGTCCAGTATAAGATCAGCCATTAGGTAAACTATAATTTCTTTTTCATGACCGTGTCTAAGTGAATTTTCCATATTAAGAGGAAAAGAGGGTTAGAACACACATGGACTTAGTAAGCCAAGGCTTACCAGGACCAACACGATCCCTGCAAGACTAGTCTAAGGGATCAAGCAAAGTTTACAATTAA contains:
- the LOC8054253 gene encoding uncharacterized protein LOC8054253, producing the protein MRRHGGSEASPSIIHTSSIALLQERFRNLQKVKEMREGRALQRVHTTDTDRTGSSSSLSSALSLGLQAANSNEQPRWFLHPDLIRPSRPLRGPAYYHGLGANGVQTSPPPASSWGGMQNSGYRADVDVDTSLHL